TTTCTTCCAACAATTCGCAAAGTCGATGGTTAACATGGGAAACATTCAGCCTCTTACTGGTTTTAATGGTGAGATCAGGAAGAGTTGTCATGTGATTAACTAAAGAAACTGTGTGTTTTTGCATTATTATTGTATTAAGGGGTGATTAAGAATAAGTCGTGTTATGTTTTTCGATATGTTAGTGATCTAATTAACGTCTTTGAATGAAAATGGACGGTTGTTTTAAGAGGTGAACATGAAAATATGGTAGTTTTTACTGTATTCTTTATTTGGGTTGCGTCCGTCTTAAGACAACAAGTATCTTCAGACTGCAGTTGTCAAAGCGAGTAACCctgtttaaatatttgtaagtACCGGTCACAAACAAGTACTTAGAATGATACAAtattctattaatttatagaagcattatttatctataaattatacttattaatttatagaaagtTTTTTCTATCCACTAATaagattttttcattataaaaattatctttCTAGAATTAATTATCAATGTTTAGAAGACAATACCAAACTTTTTTAAtgcaataaaaatatttgaaatgaactataacaaaaactaatgcggatttaagaaaaagcaaacaatATTAGAGTTATATTTCACTAAAGTTTTCtaaataataatcattaaaaattaaaattagattatcgattttattttaaatgtaagCTAATGAAAACAGGTAGCAAgtattttgtaaataactaGATCTGGACCTTCGGTGTATCATGTTTCtcactttttcatttttgattctttttaaGTATCATGAATTATCCATCCATGTGAACAATTTGGCAGAACTGGAAAACCGCCGCCGCGTTTCCACAAATAAAATCTACAGTGTCCATAAGAAAGTATTCCCTATAACACTGGCGGTTTTTGTGAGGATACAAGGCATCCTGATATTCCTCGACACGACATCTGTAAATGATGGACATATCACCATTCACACGGAGGGTAACAACTGGTCCTTTCACCGGCCATGTCGTGTTTCGGAAGCACATGTCTACTCTGATGAATCCATCACCATTAGAAGCTTCGAACATATTTTTAGTATGATGTCTTTAAGAATGTTATAGTTTGgtataaagaagagaaaactataaactatttaagaagagaaaattataaactattaaaaaagagaacacaaaTTCTTACCAAAAGTTGCGGTGTTGAACGTTCTTTTACTATTGCTAGAGCTTAAATTGAATGTGATGATGGTTGAATCTTGACCATCAGCGATAAGAGTTAAATTGGATTTCATATTCCCAATGACAACGATTTCAACATAGATGCTTGTCTTAATATAAATGACGAATCTCTTTTGGCTGTGTTGAGGTGCCGCTGCAATGGCCACATTCACTATATTGTAATTTCCGGTCACATCCTTCGCGACCAGAATATCGGTAATTTTCTTTAGAGTCTGATTTATaagaaacataagaaattCTATGcgcattagaaagaaaaaaaaagggggaaTTGTTTCTCCATTGTTGCTTAATTTCTGGGACCATATTGGTTTTTGGGGTTTATGGTTATTCATAAATTATAGTGAGCCTTTTGTGATCATGATGCCCAACTATGATTGTTTTTATCAGAAACATTGGGCTTTAGATTTTTGGgttattattttcttggtcCATCTTGagttttgatatctttttggttaagtttttatataaagataTGATGAGCTTTTTGTGATTATGATGCGCAAGTAACAAcgtttttaataagaaaatttaatgTAATGTTTTTAGAGAAATTACCTCTAATAGctccaaaaaatattaatcaagctttagaagaacaaacatccaaaaataaaatgaacataatttaattttttccaTAATCAAATTAGTTTAGTGAATCTATTACAcaaagtgtatatatatttacgttTTTTCCTGAAAGATTGGTGTATTTTAAAGGTTACCAGTTTATAGATAGAAATCTAACTATACGATTATCAAATTATAACTGAAAAAtattaggtttttgttttatcaccTCATCATTGAGATATAGATCTTTCTTGTCAACGTGAGATAACCAAGACGGGCCATTGGGAACCACCAAGTTAAGTTCGGTGTTGTCTCTCAGCGAAATAGAGATAAAAAGGGCTAAAGCTTCTCTTGCCCTAGAAGTGAGGTCCTCAAGCTCAGGATCGACCCGACGTTTATACATTCACCAATTTCGTCGATATATGTGATGTAGCTAGTAAGAACGCCACTGGAGCCAAGTGTGGACGTTTCAAGATCTAAGATTAGGGAATTCTCCTCCTAAGATTTCATTCACTGAACGGATCATTCTATTTTCTGCCACTCCATCATCTCCTCAAATAGATTTGTATCCTCCTTCACACCAAGCATATCATTCTCCATGTCCTCATGTAGTTTTGAATCTTCCATCACACCAATCATAGCCATGTCGATCCTCCGCACGGAATTTTTCAAAACGATGATCAATAACTCACGACGTCTCATCTCCGAGAGTGGTGCGGAAATCGTCTTAAGGTCCAACAAAAGGTTTTGACATGACTGTTCATCTCATTCTTTGCTAACGCCAATAACCGTTGTTATCATCAagatcgaaaaagaaaaaaactttaaccaacatttttgaaagtttttttttttctttctttcgtcTCTCTTTAGAATTTAGATTATGTGAACTGAGGAAAGAGGAGAGAGGTATGGTGGTCTTTTATACAAGCAAAACAACTAAATCAATTTACCTTTTAAATAATTGTATTCAATAAACGACAATAGTtaggaaaaaaacttaattttgaGATCAATCTAAACAGTTCAGTGCAATGTGAATTGAAGCTATAATTCAGTGAAGTTTGGTTTAATTATCTACAAAGAGCAATTCTTAATTGCGTTGTATTAGTTTCAAGAGCATTCCATTTGAAAGATTATTATGGTCATCTTTTCACATGCATAAAGTCATAAACTAATGAAAATTTCTTAGCAGTCAAAGAAACAATTATGCATGTGCAAGTGAAATAAATGTcttaactaaaacaaattggTAGATGATTGTaactttgttttatcttttcttgtttatagatagtttttgtttgtatctttCTGAAAATAGTATAAAGACTAAAGTTGTATTTAATGTATGGTCTTAGAGCCATGAGggtggagagagagaagtagattttgacaaattaaataaatatatatatatatatatatatatatatatataaatttggatTTGTCCAATATAATACagatcaaaataattaaaaaaaaaaaaatctttgatccTTGCAAATGAAAGTTTTGCAATATGTTTagtttaaaaactatttaacctgttaaaaactaattctctttttctttctttttcaattagAAATAAACTCAttaaatccaagaaaaaaattatttttgtaatttttgaattGTTCAATAAGAATCCAAATTTTAGGCGCTAAAATCAACATTGAATCTTAAAGGTGTGATTGGTGGGAAGTgagaactaaaaaaaaaatagaaaatgaaaaactgaaaaagttaagaaaaaaatagaaaagtggtccaaaaatttcaactaataaaagatagaaagaaaaattgtctTACTTTATCCTTTTTAAGAGAAATTTAGCTTGAATACTTGTTTTCCATGTACTTTAAATGGCtaaaaatgaatttggtaGAAATTGGTTTCATCCATTTTAGTTTAGGCTAACAACAATGCAATATATTCTCAACCTTAATCTCTTGCGTGTGAGgacaatatattttagtttacgCTAACAACAAGACAATATATTCTCAACCTTAATCTCTCGTGTGTGAAGACAAGACATAGCCATTATTATTCTAGTACTAAATAAGACAATATATGCCTAATAAATAGAAAACCCGTAGGTGTTTTTTGgagtaaaaaaacattaagtgaaatttgtaaaactaaccaacaaataaattataattaagaaacaaaagaggtATGATATTCTGTGTATAAACTacaatataaactaaaatacccttattttttcttgttttttagtCATTACTCTAGTACACTATAATTACCATCACCACCATGCGCTGcaaccatcaccatcatcgCAATTCGCAACCACCATCGCCATGTCGTCACCAGCACTACCACTGCAACTGTCGCCACCATACCAACAACCATAGCGCTGTCACTACTAcaaccatcaccatcatcaccaccgaAACTGCTACACCACCGCAACCACCTTAATCACGATCATTATTACCATATTGCTACTACCCCGACCACCGTAACCATCACCACCGCAATCACCATCACCACTATCAAAACAACCAGCACGTCGTTACCACTACCACCACCATCGTCAGTCCGTCACCACCACTATCACCAATTTTTGAATAgttaataactttttcttttttttttatctagaACACTTTGTCCTATACTATTTATTCTATTCTATATACCgtttttcatttgaaaatatacatcattttcaatttttgagtTTATACAAGTTTTACACATATAATTATGGTTTGGGtataagtttttttggtttagcatttagtatattaaattaaaattgatttatgAATGAGTTATGAAAAATAGTACAATATATTCTTGTTCTATTCCTATACATCCTAAATAGTACAACATATTTTTACTTACACATACTATTCACCATTTCACAAATTTAcatctaattttaaaattttaaactatgcaatatgtagaaaaatatggtttttgtgcaaaaaatcctacaatacaatttttttttaacccttcaattaaaaaaaaatgcaggTCAATACTACCAACTTGAAAAGTGAGCCGCAATATAAACTACGtcgttttggatattttaaaataaaaaggaatgTTTCAAGAGTGTTTTGAACTCAGGACCTCTAGAAGATATAAAACCTTACCTAACCAATTGTGCcacataaaatttataaactcttaacaataaataaatatatatatatatatatatatatagacagcCTTTATGTTCAACCTGACCAATGCAACCAACGATCTCATCAGAATCACGCCCCTACATATCGCATGATTCAATTTTGTAGGCTCTACAACCTTCCATTGAGATGGCAAACCGCCATTGGTTGTTTAAAATCTTATGTAGACGCTCTAGAAGAAAATAGTctcgacttttttttttttttaaaagagcaGTTATGTATTTGAGAATGTGccggagaaaaaaaacaatactatTATATATCAGAATTGAATAATACATatgataaatcatatatataatggaTAAGGCTAATGTGAGTGTATAAGTCTCCAATGCTTCAAGCTGATTGTACCACcaaatctttttcaaaaaactaaaaattaaaaattaaaaataattaaaattttcaaaaaatcagAATTTAGGCAGAACAAATTGcaataaagtttttatttcttgtttctacaaattaaaatatttctggacgtattttttaatcttaagAAGATAggtttctttaattaattttttattctttattttaatttttggaattGAACAGAAGCTGATGAAGTGAATGATAACGGATCCACCCAGCCGGACCCAAATAGCCCCAAAAGCCCTTAATTCATAGCTAACTTAACCCATTcctcaagaaaacaaaattactttaaaacagaaaaaaagttgataaatTGCTTCAGTGTCAAATTCTGAGATCTGTAAAAGATGAGCGACGGAGACGACGCTGCTAGACGCCGTACCGCGGCGGTGACTGATTACCGGAAGAAGCTCCTTCATCACAAGGAGCTCGAATCCCGTGTCCGAACAGGTTCGATTTCAAAATCTTCCTCATTCTCCTCTTTCGTTTTCTGGGTTTAGTTTGTGGGTCAAAATcgaatctagggttttttcCTACTCTTCGTTCCCATTAGAAATCTCGAGACTTTACTTCAATTAGTGACGCGATTTTAGGGGTTTTGGAGTTTCGAATTGAATTGGTTCCACCGTTTGTTTCACTTGATTAGTCAATTTTGAAGTCGATCTCAAGCTTAATTTCACTTGTTATAGTTCTTATAAACTGGGTCTTGTGGTTATATGCAGCTAGGGAGAATTTAAGAGCAGCTAAGAAGGAATTCAACAAAACTGAGGATGATTTGAAGTCTCTTCAAAGCGTTGGCCAGATTATTGGAGAAGTACTACGTCCTCTTGATAACGAGCGATGTAATTTTCTATCTTGCTACcttatgtttttgattgaatactACACTTTGTGTTTTCTATCATCTAAAGGTggaattttttcttcttctttttagtgATTGTTAAGGCAAGTAGTGGCCCTCGTTATGTGGTGGGTTGTCGTAGCAAGGTGGACAAGGAAAAGCTTACTTCTGGAACTCGAGTTGTCCTGGATATGACTACGCTGACAATTATGCGAGCCCTTCCTCGTGAAGTATGCTTGATTTCagtatttttgctttttttttttgtagctgCTTAGTGTATTTGTACTGGTTTTAATTCGATGGTATGTGTTGGTAGGTTGATCCTGTTGTTTATAACATGTTGCATGAAGATCCAGGCAACATTAGTTACTCAGCTGTGGGTGGTTTAGGTGATCAGATCAGAGAACTTAGGGAATCTATTGAGCTGCCTCTCATGAATCCTGAACTTTTCCTTAGAGTTGGGATTAAACCTCCTAAGGTACTTGATCTCTCTCCAgtcctttcttttgttttcacaaaCTATCTCATGATTCACTTTTTATGTTTCCCTGTGCCGTGGTTACCTGCATGAATGGCTAAAAAGAGTTGAAACGCACTTCAATTTCCATAATGctaattttcatttctctcatTCCAGGGTGTCCTTCTGTATGGACCTCCGGGTACTGGAAAAACTCTACTAGCTAGGGCTATTGCCAGCAATATCGACGCCAACTTCTTgaaggtttgattttgttgttgaaggTTTGGTTTGGTGTTCTTTTTATTATACCTTGTCTGTGCTAAATAAGCTCTTTTTTTACCTTTATGTTTAGGTTGTATCTAGTGCAATCATAGACAAATACATTGGAGAAAGTGCTAGGTTGATTCGAGAAATGTTTAACTATGCTCGTGAACATCAGGTAGAATACCATCTCTTTCCTCTTGTCTTATACCTTGATATGCTTTATATTGAAGTTCATGAATTGTCTCTTAACACTCCTTCTTGGGGGCTAGCCTTGTATCATTTTCATGGATGAAATCGATGCTATTGGTGGACGCCGTTTTAGTGAAGGAACTAGTGCTGATCGTGAAATTCAAAGAACACTTATGGAGTTACTTAACCAGCTTGATGGGTTTGACCAACTTGGAAAGGTATGACCTATAGTTTTAGAATAGTACTCGTGCATAAAACTGAGTGGTTACGGTGTGAAACTTGCTTGTTGGGGATAACTTAGTTCAAggtagttttgttttataactCATGTTTCAAGTGGTTACTTTCATTGTTAAATTTATCTGTTTCCCAAAATTATTTGTACAATGGAATATCTTCTGATACTTGGGAGATAATACTATTAGGTGAAAATGATAATGGCCACCAACAGGCCGGATGTTCTTGATCCAGCACTTCTCCGTCCGGGTAGGTTAGATAGAAAGATCGAGATCCCGTTGCCAAATGAACAATCAAGAATGGAAATCCTCAAGATCCACGCATCTGGCATTGCCAAGCATGGAGAAATAGACTATGAGGCTATCGTGAAACTTGGAgaggtttgtttgtttttcttaaatgtcACTGCGTTGTAGTTTTTGCctttgttatatattatagatCCCACTGATTGTTCCATTCAATCAACATCCTTAGGGTTTCAATGGTGCCGATCTGCGTAACATATGCACTGAAGCTGGAATGTTCGCAATCAGAGCAGAGCGTGACTATGTAATACATGAAGACTTCATGAAggtagaaacaaaaataaatactccGCatgtttacatatttttttgtaccCAAACTTTTCTGCTTATCAAATTGTCTGTTGTACAGGCTGTGAGAAAGCTGAGCGAGGCCAAGAAGCTTGAGTCGAGCTCTCACTATAACGCGGATTTTGGGAAAGAGTAAGAAAAGAATAAgctcagagaagaagagagggcCTAAAGGGCAGTGAAAAACTCTGTTATTCACTTTGAAAAAACAAGCTGATGATTCTGTTTCAGTTTctcaatgttttgttttgaggttctagtaaacacaaaaattcTTGTTTTAGTAATGACAACTATTTTCTGTTTgtcctatatttttttattttattttctgatcAAACATGCATCCTGTATATCTAAAATGTCAGAAAACTCAAGTGTCGTAATCACAAATCTTAGCAAtgatttttcatataaaaaatgttacaaaaatcaattattaatttataatattagtgggaccatatttttatataagattttttaaaaaaattattatcttattattttatcgattttagttaatttttatatttgtccGATCTGGAACtagcaaaatttattaatttttcttgtttattaatttataaaatttatactGTATTCCTATCAATAACGATGAGTGCTACAAATGTGTGAAATGCGATTCAGATCTTCACAAAGTATTTGCTAGCCTTCCTtgcaaaaaatatttactgcACAACTATAAACTCATTCTACAACTTCTGTGAGCTAATCATATCCTATTACGAATGATCAATATAACTTTTACGACTAAGTAATCATTTCTATAGCTTTTTATGGTGAACGATTTTGTCGACG
This sequence is a window from Arabidopsis thaliana chromosome 1 sequence. Protein-coding genes within it:
- a CDS encoding AAA-type ATPase family protein (AAA-type ATPase family protein; FUNCTIONS IN: hydrolase activity, nucleoside-triphosphatase activity, ATPase activity, nucleotide binding, ATP binding; INVOLVED IN: protein catabolic process; LOCATED IN: proteasome complex, nucleolus, cell wall, plasma membrane, membrane; EXPRESSED IN: 22 plant structures; EXPRESSED DURING: 14 growth stages; CONTAINS InterPro DOMAIN/s: ATPase, AAA+ type, core (InterPro:IPR003593), ATPase, AAA-type, core (InterPro:IPR003959), ATPase, AAA-type, conserved site (InterPro:IPR003960), 26S proteasome subunit P45 (InterPro:IPR005937); BEST Arabidopsis thaliana protein match is: regulatory particle triple-A ATPase 4A (TAIR:AT5G43010.1); Has 40322 Blast hits to 37808 proteins in 3315 species: Archae - 1523; Bacteria - 16702; Metazoa - 5215; Fungi - 3857; Plants - 3490; Viruses - 45; Other Eukaryotes - 9490 (source: NCBI BLink).), encoding MSDGDDAARRRTAAVTDYRKKLLHHKELESRVRTARENLRAAKKEFNKTEDDLKSLQSVGQIIGEVLRPLDNERLIVKASSGPRYVVGCRSKVDKEKLTSGTRVVLDMTTLTIMRALPREVDPVVYNMLHEDPGNISYSAVGGLGDQIRELRESIELPLMNPELFLRVGIKPPKGVLLYGPPGTGKTLLARAIASNIDANFLKVVSSAIIDKYIGESARLIREMFNYAREHQPCIIFMDEIDAIGGRRFSEGTSADREIQRTLMELLNQLDGFDQLGKVKMIMATNRPDVLDPALLRPGRLDRKIEIPLPNEQSRMEILKIHASGIAKHGEIDYEAIVKLGEGFNGADLRNICTEAGMFAIRAERDYVIHEDFMKAVRKLSEAKKLESSSHYNADFGKE
- a CDS encoding AAA-type ATPase family protein (AAA-type ATPase family protein; FUNCTIONS IN: nucleoside-triphosphatase activity, ATPase activity, nucleotide binding, ATP binding; LOCATED IN: proteasome complex, plasma membrane, membrane; EXPRESSED IN: 22 plant structures; EXPRESSED DURING: 14 growth stages; CONTAINS InterPro DOMAIN/s: ATPase, AAA-type, core (InterPro:IPR003959), ATPase, AAA+ type, core (InterPro:IPR003593); BEST Arabidopsis thaliana protein match is: regulatory particle triple-A ATPase 4A (TAIR:AT5G43010.1); Has 30201 Blast hits to 17322 proteins in 780 species: Archae - 12; Bacteria - 1396; Metazoa - 17338; Fungi - 3422; Plants - 5037; Viruses - 0; Other Eukaryotes - 2996 (source: NCBI BLink).); protein product: MSDGDDAARRRTAAVTDYRKKLLHHKELESRVRTARENLRAAKKEFNKTEDDLKSLQSVGQIIGEVLRPLDNERLIVKASSGPRYVVGCRSKVDKEKLTSGTRVVLDMTTLTIMRALPREVDPVVYNMLHEDPGNISYSAVGGLGDQIRELRESIELPLMNPELFLRVGIKPPKGVLLYGPPGTGKTLLARAIASNIDANFLKVVSSAIIDKYIGESARLIREMFNYAREHQPCIIFMDEIDAIGGRRFSEGTSADREIQRTLMELLNQLDGFDQLGKGFNGADLRNICTEAGMFAIRAERDYVIHEDFMKAVRKLSEAKKLESSSHYNADFGKE
- the PME7 gene encoding pectin methylesterase 7 (pectin methylesterase 7 (PME7); FUNCTIONS IN: pectinesterase activity; INVOLVED IN: cell wall modification; LOCATED IN: cell wall, plant-type cell wall; EXPRESSED IN: flower; CONTAINS InterPro DOMAIN/s: Pectin lyase fold/virulence factor (InterPro:IPR011050), Pectinesterase, catalytic (InterPro:IPR000070), Pectin lyase fold (InterPro:IPR012334); BEST Arabidopsis thaliana protein match is: Plant invertase/pectin methylesterase inhibitor superfamily (TAIR:AT4G03930.1); Has 2274 Blast hits to 2269 proteins in 274 species: Archae - 6; Bacteria - 470; Metazoa - 1; Fungi - 61; Plants - 1727; Viruses - 0; Other Eukaryotes - 9 (source: NCBI BLink).), giving the protein MAMIGVMEDSKLHEDMENDMLGDLTSRAREALALFISISLRDNTELNLVVPNGPSWLSHVDKKDLYLNDETLKKITDILVAKDVTGNYNIVNVAIAAAPQHSQKRFVIYIKTSIYVEIVVIGNMKSNLTLIADGQDSTIITFNLSSSNSKRTFNTATFASNGDGFIRVDMCFRNTTWPVKGPVVTLRVNGDMSIIYRCRVEEYQDALYPHKNRQCYREYFLMDTVDFICGNAAAVFQFCQIVHMDG
- a CDS encoding uncharacterized protein (unknown protein; FUNCTIONS IN: molecular_function unknown; INVOLVED IN: biological_process unknown; LOCATED IN: endomembrane system; Has 0 Blast hits to 0 proteins in 0 species (source: NCBI BLink).) gives rise to the protein MVIAVVMVTVVGVVAICFGGDDGDGCSSDSAMVVGMVATVAVVVLVTTWRWWLRIAMMVMVAAHGGDGNYSVLE